The following proteins are co-located in the Sandaracinaceae bacterium genome:
- a CDS encoding carboxymuconolactone decarboxylase family protein, translating to MSQADDATPSAHYTRFAKKHPAIAEAHAKLGEAVRAAGPLTEREIALVKLALAVGAHTEGGVHAHARRAHAAGVERAAIEQVTLLAAPTLGFPHTMAAYSWLTDTLDDLDP from the coding sequence ATGAGCCAAGCCGATGACGCGACCCCTTCCGCTCACTACACGCGGTTCGCGAAGAAGCACCCCGCGATCGCCGAGGCGCACGCGAAGCTCGGTGAGGCGGTGCGCGCAGCGGGGCCGCTGACGGAACGCGAGATCGCCCTCGTGAAGCTGGCGCTCGCGGTGGGCGCCCACACCGAAGGTGGCGTGCACGCCCACGCGCGTCGCGCGCACGCAGCGGGAGTCGAGCGAGCCGCGATCGAGCAGGTCACGCTCCTGGCGGCCCCGACGCTGGGCTTCCCGCACACGATGGCGGCCTACAGCTGGCTCACGGACACGCTCGACGACCTGGACCCCTGA